The following are encoded in a window of Streptomyces griseiscabiei genomic DNA:
- a CDS encoding FAD-binding and (Fe-S)-binding domain-containing protein yields the protein MPVQTDLAAALRSAGVECDDTPATRALYSSDASLYRVVPSAVVKARGEDDVIAAHEVARELRVPVTMRGAGTSIAGNAVGSGIVVDTRRFNRVLGIDPVARTARVEPGVVHADLQREAALYGLRFGPDPSSHSRCTVGGMIGNNACGSRALGYGRTVDNVESLRVLYGNGELAVERGGPAAGETARRLAAVGDANLAHLRTEFGRFGRQVSGYGLEHLLPERRRVERFLVGSEGSLATVLEATVRLVDDRVERRMLVLGYPTMADAADAVPALLAAAPGRLVACEGMDSRIVDLVREKGSAVPDLPRGNGWLFAEVAGEDAADAVRRLVAAGAALDTRLVVDAREAAALWRIREDGAGLAGRSLPTPAYGGWEDAAVPPEHLGAWLRDFEELLRAHNLQGVPYGHFGDGCVHCRIDFPFRPGDPASAGVFRAFMTACATRLRDYRGTLSGEHGDGRARGELLPLMYDETSLALFRQVKAVCDPDGILNPGIIAEPVPITDDLRPVRPRSPVRPGLRLVHDAGDLGAAVHRCTGVGKCVAPKTAGVMCPSYLATSDERDSTRGRARVLQEALDGGLLRGGLKDPAVADALDLCLACKGCSSDCPSGVDMATYKSEVLHQRHDVAGLRRPRSHLFLGRLPKWARLTAPLARPANLLLRVRPFAALAKWAAGIDHRRSVPEFASPTLRRATAASAASRAGDASPDVWIWADSFTDHFFPESGLAAIRFLEAHGLTVRVIGEDACCGLTWITTGQLDRARTIVDRTVRTLAPYVRGGVPVMALEPSCLASLRSDASELSDAEETDVVASGLLSFAELVERLGLPLPDLAGVEVVAQPHCHHSAVIGWDTDRRLLERAGATVTKVPGCCGLAGNFGVEKGHYEVSVAVAETHLLPAVRAHADAVFLADGMSCRIQLDDLAQVPTLHLAELFASRV from the coding sequence ATGCCCGTTCAGACAGACCTCGCCGCCGCTCTTCGCTCCGCGGGAGTCGAGTGCGACGACACTCCTGCGACCCGAGCCCTGTACTCCTCGGACGCGAGCCTCTACCGCGTCGTCCCGTCCGCGGTCGTGAAGGCGCGTGGCGAGGACGACGTGATCGCGGCCCACGAGGTGGCGCGCGAGCTTCGGGTACCGGTGACGATGCGCGGCGCGGGCACCAGCATCGCCGGCAACGCGGTCGGAAGCGGCATCGTGGTCGACACCCGTCGTTTCAACCGGGTGCTCGGCATCGACCCGGTCGCGCGCACGGCGCGGGTGGAACCGGGCGTGGTGCACGCGGATCTGCAGCGCGAGGCGGCTCTCTACGGTCTGCGGTTCGGGCCGGACCCGTCCTCGCACAGCCGCTGCACGGTCGGCGGAATGATCGGCAACAACGCCTGCGGGTCACGGGCGTTGGGCTACGGGCGGACGGTGGACAACGTCGAGTCGCTGCGGGTGCTGTACGGGAACGGCGAACTCGCCGTGGAGCGGGGCGGCCCGGCCGCCGGCGAGACCGCGAGGCGGCTGGCGGCCGTCGGCGACGCCAACCTGGCCCATCTGCGCACCGAGTTCGGCCGTTTCGGCCGCCAGGTCAGCGGCTACGGCCTGGAACACCTGCTCCCGGAGCGGCGCCGCGTCGAACGGTTCCTGGTCGGCAGCGAAGGATCACTGGCCACGGTCCTGGAGGCCACCGTCCGGCTGGTCGACGACCGGGTCGAACGCCGGATGCTGGTGCTCGGCTACCCGACGATGGCCGACGCGGCCGATGCCGTACCGGCGCTGCTCGCCGCCGCGCCGGGCCGTCTCGTCGCGTGCGAGGGCATGGACTCGCGCATCGTGGACCTGGTGCGCGAGAAGGGCTCTGCGGTACCCGACCTGCCGCGGGGAAACGGCTGGCTGTTCGCGGAGGTGGCGGGCGAGGACGCGGCGGACGCGGTACGGCGCCTCGTCGCCGCCGGCGCCGCGCTGGACACGCGGCTGGTCGTCGACGCGCGTGAGGCGGCGGCGCTGTGGCGCATCCGTGAGGACGGCGCCGGGCTCGCGGGCCGGTCGCTGCCGACCCCGGCGTACGGCGGCTGGGAGGACGCCGCCGTTCCGCCGGAGCATCTCGGGGCGTGGCTGCGCGACTTCGAGGAACTGTTGCGTGCGCACAACCTCCAGGGCGTCCCGTACGGGCACTTCGGCGACGGCTGTGTGCACTGCCGGATCGACTTCCCGTTCCGGCCCGGTGACCCGGCCTCGGCCGGGGTCTTCCGTGCGTTCATGACCGCCTGTGCGACACGGCTGCGCGACTACCGCGGCACCCTGTCGGGCGAGCACGGCGACGGCCGGGCCCGCGGCGAACTGCTGCCGCTGATGTACGACGAGACCTCCCTCGCCCTGTTCCGGCAGGTGAAGGCCGTGTGCGACCCCGACGGCATCCTCAACCCCGGCATCATCGCCGAACCGGTCCCGATCACCGACGACCTGCGCCCCGTGCGCCCCCGGTCGCCGGTGCGTCCCGGGCTGCGGCTGGTGCACGACGCCGGGGACCTCGGTGCCGCCGTGCACCGCTGCACGGGCGTCGGGAAGTGCGTGGCCCCGAAGACGGCGGGGGTGATGTGTCCGTCGTATCTCGCCACGAGCGACGAGCGGGACTCGACCCGCGGGCGTGCCCGGGTGCTGCAGGAGGCCCTCGACGGCGGTCTGCTGCGCGGTGGTCTGAAGGACCCGGCCGTCGCCGACGCGCTCGATCTGTGTCTCGCGTGCAAGGGGTGTTCGAGCGACTGTCCCAGTGGCGTCGACATGGCCACCTACAAGAGCGAGGTACTGCACCAGCGGCACGACGTCGCCGGGCTGCGCCGGCCGCGCTCGCATCTGTTCCTCGGACGGCTGCCGAAATGGGCGCGGCTCACGGCGCCGCTGGCGCGGCCCGCCAACCTGCTGCTGCGGGTCCGACCGTTCGCCGCGCTGGCCAAGTGGGCCGCGGGCATCGACCACCGGCGGTCCGTACCGGAGTTCGCCTCCCCCACGCTGCGAAGGGCGACGGCCGCGTCAGCCGCGTCGCGCGCGGGAGACGCGTCGCCCGACGTGTGGATCTGGGCCGACTCCTTCACCGACCACTTCTTCCCGGAGTCCGGCCTGGCGGCGATCCGGTTCCTGGAGGCGCACGGCCTCACGGTCCGCGTCATCGGGGAGGACGCCTGCTGCGGCCTGACCTGGATCACGACCGGTCAGCTCGACCGGGCCCGGACCATCGTCGACCGGACCGTGCGGACGCTCGCGCCCTACGTCCGGGGCGGGGTCCCCGTCATGGCATTGGAGCCCTCATGTCTCGCGTCGTTGCGCAGCGACGCGAGCGAACTGTCCGACGCCGAGGAGACGGACGTGGTGGCGTCGGGACTGCTCAGCTTCGCCGAGCTCGTCGAGCGCCTCGGCCTGCCGCTGCCCGACCTGGCCGGGGTGGAGGTCGTGGCGCAGCCGCACTGCCACCACAGCGCGGTCATCGGCTGGGACACCGACCGGCGGCTGCTGGAGAGGGCGGGCGCGACGGTCACCAAGGTGCCGGGGTGCTGCGGTCTGGCCGGCAACTTCGGTGTGGAGAAGGGGCATTACGAGGTGAGCGTCGCGGTCGCCGAGACGCATCTGCTACCGGCGGTGCGGGCCCACGCGGACGCGGTGTTCCTGGCGGACGGCATGTCCTGCCGGATCCAGCTCGACGACCTGGCCCAGGTGCCGACGCTGCATCTGGCCGAACTGTTCGCGTCCCGTGTCTGA
- a CDS encoding TetR/AcrR family transcriptional regulator yields MSEERWPRAVEEFDKHLGELDWSRQSASRRAILEAFLRLATENGFNSVTMRMIAKEMSIKAPSLYNHFPEGRDEIVAESLRWHFYKFGIALLDEVRGVPDPGEGWRRMVRVHLTRQIELPESNLWDLLVATDQVVHFLPPALREEVDAWVDLYEALYRAAAEDMGFGPSVQQVKLVMTVLEGANRWAMWDGKKRSLAPLAEKANSATLALLELAKG; encoded by the coding sequence GTGAGCGAGGAGCGGTGGCCTCGTGCCGTCGAGGAGTTCGACAAGCACCTCGGGGAGCTCGACTGGAGTCGCCAGAGCGCCTCCCGCAGGGCGATCCTGGAGGCGTTCCTCCGGCTGGCCACCGAGAACGGCTTCAACTCGGTCACCATGCGGATGATCGCCAAGGAGATGTCGATCAAGGCCCCGAGCCTGTACAACCACTTCCCGGAAGGCCGCGACGAGATCGTGGCCGAGTCCCTCCGCTGGCACTTCTACAAGTTCGGCATCGCCCTGCTCGACGAGGTGCGGGGTGTCCCGGACCCCGGGGAGGGCTGGCGCCGGATGGTGCGGGTGCATCTGACACGGCAGATCGAGCTTCCCGAGAGCAACCTGTGGGACCTGCTGGTGGCCACCGACCAGGTCGTCCACTTCCTCCCGCCGGCGCTCCGCGAGGAGGTCGACGCCTGGGTGGACCTGTACGAGGCGCTCTACCGCGCGGCGGCCGAGGACATGGGCTTCGGGCCGTCCGTCCAGCAGGTCAAGCTGGTGATGACCGTCCTCGAAGGCGCGAACCGCTGGGCCATGTGGGACGGGAAGAAGCGGTCGCTCGCACCCCTGGCCGAGAAGGCGAACAGCGCGACGCTCGCCCTGCTGGAACTCGCGAAGGGCTGA
- a CDS encoding cupin domain-containing protein, which translates to MAPRRYPAGPLVSREGRPKGHAFVPPGEGRRPGVALMEWELRGESWTDEHPHDEFNYVVEGRLFVACDGETVEAVTGDVVQVPAGSVGRYWAPEYARMVAVYAPNPQGLESRVHAYERLEPSTEESGGSAS; encoded by the coding sequence ATGGCACCGCGGAGATATCCGGCCGGCCCCCTCGTCAGCAGGGAGGGACGGCCGAAAGGCCACGCCTTCGTGCCGCCGGGCGAGGGCCGACGGCCGGGAGTCGCCCTCATGGAGTGGGAACTGCGGGGCGAGTCATGGACGGACGAGCACCCGCACGACGAGTTCAACTACGTCGTGGAGGGCCGTCTGTTCGTCGCGTGCGACGGTGAGACCGTCGAGGCCGTCACGGGCGACGTCGTCCAGGTGCCGGCCGGAAGCGTCGGTCGCTACTGGGCGCCGGAGTACGCCCGTATGGTCGCCGTCTACGCCCCGAACCCCCAGGGGCTGGAGAGCCGCGTACACGCCTACGAGCGTCTGGAGCCGTCCACGGAGGAATCCGGCGGGTCCGCCTCATAG